The nucleotide sequence TAGTGAAATTGGGCATTGTGGATAGGAGGGTGTGTAAAGGTTTCAGATTCAGACCCTTGAAAATGGAGAATTTTTGGAGAGAGAAAGTTTTACCCTCCTCTTCTCCCCTTTATTGGGTTTACCGGCACGAATTTGAATGTTATTGTCTTCAGTAATTAAGATAAGATGAGCACTGGCAAAGGCGGGATTTCTATTAAGgggtataaaaaagaaaaagctaaaaaATTAGAAGGGAATGTGGCCAGTGCAAATTGAACCAGCAACCTCACAATAGTTTTGAATTCCCTTAACCGCCGAACTATGCTTTTGGGTTGTAGCAAGGGGGATCAAAATATATATAGATGCATAAAATAGATTTTACCTTATATGTACGGTCCAATTTTTTGGCGAAGGGGTTCCCAAAACCCAGAACCCCCTTCTGCCCACCTAAATCTTCCCCTGGATGCTTGTATCAGGgtagactgtctacatcacaACTCTTGGATTGCGGCCTTTTCTCCACCACTGCGTGAATGCAGGATGTTTCGTGCATCGAACTGCCCTTTTACACCATAAACAGAATGGAATATATATATAACAGGAAGGATCCACTTTTTGTGTTTTCAAAACTTTATGAACAGCCAAAACAGCTTTCAAAACAAGTTAGTCTTTGAAAACTGTTAAGGATAAACCATTGTCAAAATTGGACAACACCAATCAAATGAAGGAACTTGAAAATGTCCCAATTCAAATATCCTTTGCCCCACTCTACTTATTTCCTTTTATAACCTTCACATATGCCACCTTCTCCTCTGTCAATTCTCTTTGTTGAAAGAGCATGCCTAGTATCATTAGCTACCACAAAATATTCTgcaaaatcatcattttacacGGTATGCTTTTTCCGTAAAAATTTACTTGCACCCAGTGTTTACACTAACCCAATTAATACATGACACCTGTACTCACATACACTAAAAGGGCGGCCCGATGCATAAGCTCTCGCTATGCGCGGGTagggggaagggccggaccacaagggtctatcgtatGCAGCTTTATCCTGTATTTCtgtaagaggttgtttccacggctcgaatacgtgacctcctggtcacatggcaataactttaccagttacgccaaggcccCTCATTTTGTACTCACATACACTATAATCACTAAATGGTTTTAACCATGGTAAATTAGTATAGTTTAGTGTGCATACCGGATGCGAAAAGTTTACCATGCTTTCCCCTTTTGAGGGAGAAGTCATTCTCTTTGAGacagaaaaaaataaaacataagttcTGAAACAAAGAGTACTACAGATGtacattttaaatatatatacattttacaTATTACACTCAAGCACTATACTGATATTTTTCTTCCTCATCAAACAAgggaaacaacaaacaaataaagaagaaaaagaccgCCTATCTTAAAATATATGTAGCATGTGTTGGTACATTTATCTTGAATGTGTGACAACTCTCTTTTGATGATGACTTATCTTGTTATTTGCTGCATTATTTGCCTGTGTTGGTGAAGTCCTAGAAATATCTTTTGGTGTTGGCAAAAGCTTTAGTGTAGCTAATAATACCTCATCCATTGTTGGTCTAAGTTTTGGATCTACATTGAGGCACCGTAAGGCGAGTGCTGCTGCAGCTTGTGCACCTTTCTTCGAGTACTGCCCTCCGAACCTTGTATCCATGATTCTCAGTACTCGTCTGCTGTCGCTTAGGAAAGGTATTGCCCACTCTACTAATGTTTCCTCAGCACCTCCCGGGTTCTCCTCGCCTGTAGCTCGTTTTCCTGATAGCAGCTCCAATAGAACAACACCGAAACTATATACATCGTTCTTTGGAGTCAAATGACCTGTTACAAGTAATTGGGGGTTGACTTGAGATAAGATATACAAGATACCAACCGTGGGTCACAGTAATCACAAGGCGAATAGTTTAATGGAGAAGGATTAGTTAACAAACTGATTGAAATATACCTGTTGCGACATATTCTGGTGCAGCATAACCCCGAGTTCCTATGACCCTCGTTGAAACATGAGTTCTATCTCCATCAGGACCATCCCTTGCGAGGCCAAAATCTGATAGTTTCGCATTAAACTCCTGCAGATGTTCAATAGAATATTTCATTTGTGATTGTATGATTGAAATCAACAGTTTTCTGATGCTAATCAATATCTCAGACGTAGAGACTGTACCGAATCAAGTAGAATATTTGATGCCTTGAGGTCCCGATAGATGACATTAGCATCCAGACTGTGCAAGAAGGCCAGTCCTCGTGCAACATCTACTGCAACGTGCATCCGTTTACCCCAAGTCATAAGCTGAACTCCTTCTGCACAAAATGGAAACATCACTAGTCTTCATCAGCAGTTTTCAAGAAAACACACACTATGCACTGATTTTAAATGTATCAAATGGAGGCATTAGATGAAGACATGCTACAAGAAACAATAGAATTATAATCGATGAGAATAAAATCAAGCAGGGAAGAAAAGCTTAGAAAAAGATTTTCAAGTCCAGCCTAGATTGAGTTGGCTTTGTTGTACAAGTATTCGACGCAATGAACTGCTTTCTTCAGAAGATCACAGAAAAGATCCTTCAATTGCATGAACCAttatctttttatttctttaaccCCTCCCTaattaggaggatctatagtgtttcTACGCTTCCCCTCCAGCGTGACTTGAACCCAGGACCTAACGGTCGTGGGTGGAGGTGCTTTTACCAGCTGAGCAAGCCTCACTTGTCCATGAACCATTATCTTACTAGAGATAATAATACTTATGGAGTATTAGCGTTATATCAATGCTTGAGAAAAATGTCCGGCACTACTACACTAATAAAGCATACaaatcagaggcggatccaggatttgaagtttatgggttctagTCCTTCTGGGTTCTCCCCATTGGAGTTACTCGGTTCTAAAtttataatttgtacatattaaaTAAACTTTTCAGGACAAATACAAAGTTACTGAGTTCTGCTGAAACCGTGCCGTATATAGTACATATGCCCCTGTACAAAATCCTACCTAAATTAcgggaaaaattgagaaaaatgatTATAAAGAATTCGGAAAATGAAGAGATTGACTCACTTCTGAATAGATGATTTTCCAAGCTTCCTTTGGTCATATACTCGTAAACAAGAAGCCTGTTATCACATTCTACGCAATATCCAATCAGCCTCACAAGATTTTCGTGGCGAAGCTGCCCTAAGTAGTTAACCTCTGCCTGCAGATTTGATGCGAAGGACACAAAGTTATTATTATCACTGAGAATAAGTGCCACAAACAAAATATTAAGAAATTTTCTGAAGGCGTGTAAATGAACATACAAGCCATTCTCTGTGCCCCTGAAAGCTTTCTGGCTTAAGTTTCTTGACGGCCACTACCATTCCTGTCCCTGGTTTGCAGGGAGTAAGCGTATTTTCATCTAGCCATCCTTTGAAGACATATCCAAATCCTCCCTCACCAAGAAGACTATCAGCTCGAAAGTTCCTAGTTGCATTCTTGAGGTCATTGAAGGTAAAGGACTTGAGATGGCTGACGGCAGATAGATCACTTTTGCAAGACTTGAGAGCATGTCCTAAACTGCCCTCAAGTGTCTGGCGATGACTGTATTCTTTTCTCTCACTGCCAGGGCCTGTTCTAGAATCTGGAATTACAATTGCGAAGAAGTAAGCAGATAGGAAACAGAACTcgatttgcaaatattaaaaattaagtaATTTGTTTTCCGGTTAAAGTTCCGAGTTACTCTTTTATTGCCAATGTTGTGCAAAGCATTGTTAAGAAGGAGGGGATGACCTAACCTTCTTGTACAAAATGATAACCTGCTAATCAGATTATAGCGGTATGTTCTAATACATTGTAGTGGTAACTGCCAAAGTAATATTCAATACAAAAAGCTAAGTAATATTCAATAAGAAAAACGAACAAGTCATGGCACGAGTCACACATGCTTTCACAATGTTATGTATCTTATCGATGCCAGTGCTGCTATTCTGATGAACCGGATCAGTGGAAAATAAGCAGCTAAACAGATTTCTGAGAACCTAGAAATTGGCTTTTAGACCCGAAATTTCAGGGGTCAGTATGATGCAGGAGAAGCAATGTCTAAAACACCAAAGCGCAAGATCACTTTGAAGAGTTTAAGGAATAAATTAACTTCTTTGCCATAAAATATAATTGCTCTCACTCTCGTATTTGTAAAGGGATGCAATAAGTAAATTCACGAGAATGATTTAATATGGTTCACGAGTCTACTTCAACAAAATCAAACTAAACCAAGAGCAAATACACATACACAACTGTTTGAAGTTTGAACATAATTGCAGGATAGCACATATAGTGGCCCCATCCAACCTGAAACTCTACAACCTTCTGGACAGAGGCAGATTCAGGAAttaaagtttataagttcttATAACGATCTCAAGTTAATAACTAGGTTCACAGTCAAATGCTTAtagatatttaatgaatttttaatacatatacaagATCTCGACAAAAGCTACTGGTTCCCAGGAATCCACAATATACCCTCTAGATCCACCACTGCTTCTGGACTGCAATATAACGAACAATAGCCTCACATGTCTATTTCCTTTGCTTAGGTTTTGTTTCCAGTGTGAAATAGAACTTGAGATGCAAAGGGGGGAAAGAGTAGACAACTACTCTAGAGTCTAAACTACACAAAGCTCTTGGGAGCCAATTCGCATAACTTTGAAAGTTATAGCGAGGATTATCCAAATAATTGGATAGCAATAGCACAAAGTGTTAAGAAGCAAATAACAGAACAATAGACCGTATAATTTGCTTCTTAGCCAACAAAATTCAAACTTCTAAAAGATGATAGAATCCTATTAGGGTaacaccaaaatcaccaaacgACAATTTGGGTAAGTATCCTTTTACTCTAGCGAAACAATAAGACTTCTCAAAATAGAAACTTTTCTACACAGAATGTGACTTGAAAAGCAATCCACATATTTTTTCTTATGACGTGGTGTCCGGGCCAATTTTCACGCTCCTCGACTATTTCACCACATGTACCAGTAACTCTGCCCACTAGGCATATGTAAAGCAATCCATATGTTTTAGCTCAATGCTTCCTGAAAGCTATTCGTTACAGCATACAGCATACCTATTCTCAATAGCTAACATACATATTCTACAAAATTGCAAAATCTAACTCGAGAATTAACcctgaaatatacataaaaataggGACTTGAACAAAT is from Nicotiana tabacum cultivar K326 chromosome 18, ASM71507v2, whole genome shotgun sequence and encodes:
- the LOC107817024 gene encoding putative serine/threonine-protein kinase PBL3, whose translation is MGICYGKPVRLAHASSSLLSDSRTGPGSERKEYSHRQTLEGSLGHALKSCKSDLSAVSHLKSFTFNDLKNATRNFRADSLLGEGGFGYVFKGWLDENTLTPCKPGTGMVVAVKKLKPESFQGHREWLAEVNYLGQLRHENLVRLIGYCVECDNRLLVYEYMTKGSLENHLFRKGVQLMTWGKRMHVAVDVARGLAFLHSLDANVIYRDLKASNILLDSEFNAKLSDFGLARDGPDGDRTHVSTRVIGTRGYAAPEYVATGHLTPKNDVYSFGVVLLELLSGKRATGEENPGGAEETLVEWAIPFLSDSRRVLRIMDTRFGGQYSKKGAQAAAALALRCLNVDPKLRPTMDEVLLATLKLLPTPKDISRTSPTQANNAANNKISHHQKRVVTHSR